The Pseudomonadales bacterium genome contains the following window.
TAAGAAAATCTTCGATAAGTGCGGGAAAATAAACGCTGTACTGAGTAAAATTCTGCAAGTTATGCGTATTATTTCTTGGATTATTGCTTAGACATTTTTTAAGGAAAACATGAGTATCAATAGCCCCTCGGTTGAAGCTTCTCAGCGTAAATTTCGCCAAGATATTAATGCTCTTCGTGCATGGGCGGTTATATCGGTTGTTTTGTATCACTTTGGTGCTTTAGGTTTTTCTGGTGGCTTTTTAGGCGTTGATATTTTTTTCGTTATCTCTGGCTTTTTAATGACTGGAATTATTGTTTCAGGTCTTGAGACGCAGAAATTCTCGATCTTCACTTTTTATTTTGCCCGTGTTAAACGCATTATTCCAGCACTGATAGTGCTTTGCCTTGTTCTTCTGTTTCTAGGTTGGTTTTTGCTGGCGCCAGATGACTATGCAACGCTGGCTAAACATGTAAAAGATTCTCTTTTATTTGTATCAAATGAAACCTACAGGAAGGAATCGGGCTATTTTGACTCTCTTTCACATGAAAAATGGCTGCTTCATACATGGTCGTTGTCTGTGGAGTGGCAGTTTTATTTGTTGCTACCTTTAGTTCTTTCTGGAGCATGGCTAGTTAAAAAAAGTAGGAGGTGGTTGCTCCTAGTTGTTGTGATACTTCTCTTGTATTCATTGATTGTCTGCATTAACAAAACATATAGCGCGCCTACAAAGGCCTTTTACCTTATTAAGTATCGATACTGGGAAATGCTTGCTGGTGGCGTAGCCTTTTTCTTATCTGACTATATTCGTCGAGTTCCAATCATTTATCGTAATGCTTTATATCTACTATCTTTAGTTTGTATATCTGTTCCTGTTTTTTTTATCACAAAAGACAGTGCGTGGCCGGGGTATTTAGCGTTAATACCAGTGTTAGGTGCAGCAGGATTTATTTTAAGTGAACGTAACAATAGCTCTTTTATTAATAACGCTATCGTTGTTTGGGCTGGTGAGCGCTCTTATTCAATTTACTTATGGCATTGGCCAGTTGTAGTTTTATTAGATTACTTCCAGCTGCTTTCGAATAATTTGTACGTATTTGTAGGCGTGTTGACTTCATTCTTTTTGGCAGAGCTTTCCTATAAATTCGTCGAGATGCCCTTTAGAGCTAAGGCTAAGTTGAATATTTGGAGGCTGCCAATACTTATTGTTGCTGCGGGGTTATTGGTTTGTACTCTGGCCGCTATTGTTATCCATTACGGCGGTGTACCAAAGAGAGTTGATCAACAAGTAGTCAAAATAGCTGCCGAGAAAAATAATATAGATAGAGGAAATTTGAATTGCATTTTTGGAGATGATAAGGCGAAAGGCCCATCATTTTGCGAATACGGTCAAGGTGAAGTAAAAGCTGTTGTTTTAGGTGATAGCCATGCAGCTGCAATTGCAGGAGGTGTGCATGCCGCGTTGCCCAATGCAACAGGAAAAGTCTTGTTACTATCAAGAGCTGCGTGTCCTTTTATTCGCGGAGCCACCGCTAAAATTGATCAGAATTGTGATGTGTTCTGGGCGGGAGCACTCGAGAAATTAAAAGCTGTTTCCCCTAACGTGCCGGTGGTCTTGATAGAGCGGTCATCACTATATGCAATGGGAGCCAATGAAGGGGTGGTTGGTACGGGTAAAGTGAAGCCCCCTATATTTTTTGATAAACCTTTTGATTACCCCGCGCCGGAGTTTTTAGAGCAATTTCGTCAGCACTCTCTCGATACACTGTGTGAAGTGGCAAAGAATCGAAAATTGTATTGGTTAAAACCCATCCCAGAATTAAAGATTAATGTGCCTCAGGCAATGGCGCGTACCAAAATGCGTGGTATTGAGAAGCGTGTGGGGATAACGCGTACTGAATATGCTGCGAGACACGACTTTATTCTGTCTGTTATGAAGCAGGCACAGCAAGAATGCGGAGTTGTTGTATTGGATCCACTTCCCTATCTCTGCGATGAGCAAGCTTGTTACGGAGATAAGGATGGCTTCCCTGTTTATTTCGACGATGATCACCTGAGTCGTTTTGGTAATAGGCTGTTAGTGCCTTTATTTCAGGAGATTTTTTAAAATGAAGCTATTGGTAGCTGTGTGGCTGTCTGGATATTTGAATGAAGTTGCGACAGTGCTTTGAGCTAGTTGAGTACCGCGCGCTGGCTGAGTTGCGACGCGGCGCATCGGGTCTGTATCTCGGTATGTTTTGGTGGGTTTTGGAGCTGTTGTTGTATATGGCGGTATTTTATGTTGTGTTTGGTATGGGTCTAAAAAGGAGGTGTCGACTTTGTTTTCTACCTTTTGTGTGGGTTAATTCCTTGGAAGTGGTTAGACAGTACAGTAAGGACTGCATCAGGCGTTATCTTATCTAGCGTGGGTTTAATGAGGCAGGTGTATTTCCCTAAATGGCTATTGCCGGCATACATTGTTGTTGCGAATACTTACAAATTTTTTATCGTCCTTTTTCTGCTGGTTGTTTCCTTGCTGGCACTGGGTTTCTATCCAACAGGCTCTTGGATATTTTTACCTTTATTGGTTGCGGTGCAGTTTTTACTGGTGCTTGGTATGTCTCTTGCCGCAGCAGCGATCGTTCCGATTGGTACCTGATTTGAAATATGCCATTCAATATGGAATGACAATGCTCTTCTTTTTGTCAGGCGTATTTTTGATATCTCAGATTTGGCAGAACCTGTTAGATCATGGTTGTTGTGGGTGCCAACCGTGCAGATGATTGAAGCATATAGAGATTTGCTTTTACACGACCAGATACTCAATGAAGTGGCAGTTTCGAGAATTTTATTTTCTGCCGCTGCCTTTGGGGGGGTAGGAGTATTTCTTCTTGCTTATTTCGATAGATACTACCCTAGGATTGTTAAGTAGATGGACAAGGTAGCATTAAGTGTCGAAGGAGTAAGTTTCTCGTACAACGCGCGTAGTATTTTGCGACGCAAAGAAAAACTAATTCTAGATAATGTTAGTTTTCAAATTATGCGTGGAGAGGTCTTAGGTGTAATCGGAAAAAATGGGTCTGGTAAAAGCACCCTGATGCAAGTTGTTGCGGGTGTTGTGAACGCCGATACAGGTAAGATTGTTTCAAATGCTCAGAAAATTCAGTTGTTATCCCTGCAGGTTGGTTTTATTCAAGAGCTGACAGGCAGAGAAAATGCAATACTTAGCTCGTTATTGTTGGGCATGCACCGCAAGGATATAGAGAAAAATATGGATCAAGTTGTAGCCTTTGCAGAGTTGGATGAGTTCATTGATAAGCCATTGAATACTTATTCCTCGGGCATGAGGGCTAGGTTGGGGTTTTCTGTGGCATGCCAAGCCGACCCAGATATTCTGCTAATTGATGAAGCCTTTAGTGTTGGTGACGCCAGTTTCAGAAAGAAGAGCAGAGCGATTATAAGGCCGTATGCAGACTAGCGGTCTTTTGTTTTGATTAGGCATAGTGAGTCGATGTTAAGGGAGCATTGTGAGCGCTGCCTTTGGTTGGATGCAGGCAAAGTAGTGATGGTCGATAAAACAGAAAAAGTACTGGAAGCGTATGCTGCCGCTTAGAGCGGAGTGAGGCATAATCGCCCAGTTAAATAAAGGCTTTGAACAGTTGGAGATTGGTATGAGTGGCAGTGGGTTACAGGTAGCGTATGGTTCGGACAACACGCCTTTTTTTATATTGGGTTGTGTTAGGTCAGGGACCACTTTGTTGCGCGATATTCTTAGGGCGCACCCAAGATTAGAGTCGCCGGAGGAGACGCATTTTTTTCGTTGGGCAGATCCTTATGCCAGCCCGAGATATGAACGCAACTATGTCGGTGTAAAGCTGTTTAAAAATCATAGGGATCTGGATGGTGTAAGTGATTTTAATTTTGAGTCGTCAAGGCAGATGGCTAAAAACAGAAAAGACATTTCTGATTTTTATGGAAAACACTTTCTCCAAGCTAAAAATAATATCGATGGGCGATGGTTTGATAAAACCCCGCAAAATATTTATGGAATTTTATTGTTGGGATATATGTATCCGACAGCAAAATTTTTACATATTTACAGAAACCCCCTTAATGTCGTTTCGAGCTTGAAAGAAGGGCGAGTGATGGCTAAGCATGACTTGAAGGGCGGAATTAATTATTGGACGGAGTCCATGATTATGATTAATGAATATAAAAAAATGCCTGGAGCTGCAAGTCGGTTTTTGGAAATCAAATATGAAGAGTTGGTGGCTAACCCTAAGCCAGAAGTGTCAAAAATATTTCAATTTGTAAATGAAGACCCTGATCTAATGGACTATTCAAAAATTAGCACTCATAAAGAAAAGGATAAATATAAGAAAAATCTTTCTGATACAGAGGTGCATTATGTCAAGCAGTTGTGTGAGCCATTTTTTTCGCAGTATGGATACAAATAAATAATGAGCGCCAGCGGAAAAATTGTTTTTGTTCTTGGTATGCACAGGAGCGGAACATCGGTAACTGCTGAGTTAGTGAGTAATTTAGGTTATGTCGTTCCTGGTTCATCTTTAGATAAGATTGGAGCGATCAACGGTAGAGGTTTTTGGGAATCTAAAGAAGTCGTTGATATAAATGAGCGATTATTGGCCGCGGCGCGATTGAAATGGTTTCATGTGTGTCCTGTCGGGCATTTTTTGAAAGCGGTATCTCCAGATGTCTTGCAGGAAATTTCGTATGAGATCAGAGAATTTATTGCTAAAGAAATAAAACTTCACGGCGGTTTGGTTATCAAAGACCCCCGGCTGTGTATTTTATTGCCGGTGTGGCTCGATGCTATCAAGGGGAGCGATTACGAAACGAAAACAATCTATATAAATAGGCATCCTGCAACAGTGGCAAGCTCTTTGCGAGAAAGAGATGGTTTTTCGCTGTTTTCAGGACATTTATTATGGATGCACTACTTTTTCTCAGTGTTTGATCGACAAGAAAAAGGTGAAATACTGTACTTAACTTACGAAGGATTGTTGGCTGACCACTCGCAGGGTGTGGCGTTGTCAGATTTTCTTTCTGCCGATTATATGAGTGAAACAAAGTGGTCTGAAACAGTTGATCACAGTTTAAGACGGAATTTCGATACTGATTTCCCTGATAATGGCTATGTGTATAACTTGGCAAAAGATGCGTACACGGCTTTTTCGCATGGGTCTGTGTTGAACGGCGCAGATAGTATTATTTACTTCAGCCAAGGGTTTGAAAGTTTTGTTTTTAAAAATAATGACTTTGTTTATGCGTTGAATGAATCGAATAACAATATTTCTGGGCTTAGGGCAAATATTAATGCCATTGGCGATATGCATACCTATGCGCTTAATGTAGTAAAAGAGAAAGATGACGCTATCGCAAGATTAAGTGCCGATATGTCGAACCTTCATGGTGGACTGCAAGAAAATGCAGCCTATATTTCTGAGTGTGAAGGTAGGATATTTAACCTCGAGTTCTCTCTATCTGGTTATACTGCGTTGCGTAAACGCGTGCATGATCTTGAGAATGCTCTCTCACTGAAAGATAGTGAGCTATCTAAAAAAATTACTGAAATAGATGAAAAAACGACAGAGTTAACTGCTGCTAGTCGAGCGCTGGATATCTTGCGTCAAAAAATTAAGCAGCTAGAGCTGTTGTTGGAGCAAAAAAGCAAAGAGCTAGCTGATGATAAGAAAAAAATATTGGCAGCAGAAGAGAGAATATTTGATCTCGACAGCTTGTTTGTTTCTCAAAGAGAGAACTATTTGTCAGCGTTGGAAGTGGTTGACGATTTAGAGCGCAAAGTATCGTCTAAAAATGAAGAGTTCTTTTTGTTGGCGGATGATTTGACTGCTGCTCAAGAGCGTTTAGACAGTTTGTTGTCGTCTAAAATCGTTCGTATGGTTGATCGGTATAAATCAAAAGGAGGGGTGAGAGGTGATTGATATAATTATTCCCGTCTATGATGGCTTTGATGAAACAAAAAGATGCATTCAGTCAGTATTGGATAATAAAAATTCGACGAGTTTTAATGTTCTTGTTATAGAAGACTGTTCTCCCAATACAGAAATTAAAAGCTACTTGCAGGGGTTGTCGGCTACAGGCCTGATAGAGCTGCATGTCAATACGATTAACAAAGGGTTTGTTGGAACGGTCAACTTAGGCATGAGCTTGCATGTCGATCGTGATGTTATCCTGCTGAACAGCGATACGGAAGTTGCTAATGATTGGCTGGATAGAATGGCTGATCACGCAGCAAAAAATCCAACAGTAGCGACAATCACGCCATTTTCAAACAATGCTGAAATTTGTAGCTTTCCTCGGTACTGCCAGCCGAATGCATTGTTTTCTGGTAAATCAGTTGCGGAAGTTGATGCTGTATTTTCTGAATTACCCGCTAGCTTGGTGGATGTGCCAACGGGTGTTGGCTTCTGTATGTATATCCGTCGTGAAGCATTAAATGATGTTGGTATGTTCGACGAAAAGGCATTTGGTCGCGGATATGGTGAAGAGAACGACTTTTGTCGTCGTGCGGCAGCTTTAGGTTGGCGCAATGTTACTTGCACGAATGTATTTGTTTTTCATGATGGAGGCGTGAGCTTTTCATCTGAAAAGGCTGAGCGCGTTCAAAACGCCATGACAATTCTGGATAAAAAATATCCGGATTATCATCGACTCGTGCATGAGCATTTGAAGAAAGATCCAGAGCGACCTTTTCGAGTGATGGCGCAGTTGAAATTACTGCGGCAATCAGGAAAGCCCAAATATCTATTTATTGCGCATGGTTTGGGTGGCGGTGTTATCAAACATTTGCAAGAACTTGCCGACCATGTGGCGGAAGGTGTTGAGTGTTTGGTGCTCAAGCCAGTAGAAGGCGCGGTGGTTGAGTTGAGCTGTCACAGCGGGGATTATTGCTGGCAGTTGTTTTTTAATTTAAATGATGAATACGAGCACTTATTAAGTACTCTGCAATCATTGTCTGTTGAGCGAATTCATTTGCACCATGTTATGGGTGTTGCTGATGACATTCTTGAACTGATTAATGACCTTGCTGTTCCGTTTGATGTCACACTTCACGATTACTACTTTGCGAGCGCTAACCCTACATTAACCGATTGCCATGGCGTATTTGCTGAGGAGGCTGAATCGCGCGATCAACTTTGTGCGGAGAGTTATCCTTTACCGCATCAAATGTGCATCAATGAATGGAGAGAAAAATTTTCTCAGTTGTTATCTCGTGCTAGCAGAATTATTTCACCTTCGCAGCGCTGCAAAGATGTGTATTTGGAGTATTTTCCAGAGTTATCTATTGATGTGGTCTTTCACCCAGAGTGGGAACAGTCACAGCCGTACCCTCATCCTGCAATGCCCGTGATTGCTGCCAATGATCAACTCAAAGTTTTAGTGATCGGCGCGATGAGTCGGGAAAAAGGGGCGGATGTTTTAGAAAGAACAGCCACTTACCGCGATGCGCTTGATCGTTTGCAATACCATTTAGTGGGGTATGCCTATAAACCTCTTGCTCCTGAAGTTGTACAGCACGGTGCTTATGACGATAAAACTCTCGATCAATTGATTGAAGGTTTGAAACCGCATGTAATTTGGTTTCCTGCACAGTGGCATGAAACTTATTGCTATACCCTGAGTGCGGCACTGCGTAGCGGCTTACCGATTTTATCAACGGATTTGGGCTCTTTTCCTGAGCGCCTAGAAGGGCGCCCTTTAAGTTTTATCAAGCCGTGGCGCACAACGCCGATTGAATGGAACGACACACTTTTGCAAATTAGAGAGCTGCTGATTGCCAACCAAAATAATATAGAAGCAACTTGTGAGTGGTGTCAGCCTGCTATAGAAGAAAGTAATTTTTTATACAGCAGGGATTACATCGTGCCAGTGGAGAAGGACGCTGCCGTAGCGGTGGCTGGAGCATTGCCCTCATTGAAGCAACTTTCTCATTGGTGCTATCAGCCTCAGTCACCCAATCGCGCGCTTAACCTAGATACACGCGAAAAAATGTTATTGGCTTTGATTCACCTGCGTGAAAAAACTGGTGTGCGTCATGCATTACGCTTTGTGCCTTTTGCTTGGCAGCGTAAAGTAAAGCGATGGTTCAGTCATCGACCGATACACGATGTCGTTAACGAGCAGGTGCCTCGCTAATATCTTGCCAAAGCGTTTTATGGGGGCTTGAGTCTTCATTCTCCGGTCGCCCCATCGTGTAGTAGTACTGCGCAATCGATTTGCGAGACTGCCCTGGTGGACAAGTGAGCGGATGAGGGTGGCCGTGAAAGCTATCACGCTGTGTGGAAAAAATAACACAACGCCCAGCAATCGGTGAAATTTTTTTGACGCAGCGACTCATATCGCGCTCCCATAATTCCAAATGCCCGCCCCAGTCATCCTGCCAATCTTCGTTGAGATAAATCAGAATATTTAAACGGCGATCTAAATCAAAATGTGGGTGCTTGTTGAAGTCTGCATGAATCATTAACAAGCCATCACGCAGTGTTTCATGCACGCCGCCACCTGCAAAATGTGGATCGGGGATGAGGCTAGTAATACCGGTGAGTTGTTCAAGAAATGCAATAAAAGGCGCAGAGTTGAGCTCCCAATATAAATGGCGAATGATCGAGTGAACGCCCGCTTGATTCGATAGCCAGAGTTTATTAGGCTGGGGGAATTTTCCAGATTCCAGCATGGCTTGCGTGGGTTTTTCTCTCAATTCGGGAAAGTGTTTGAGAAACTGTGCAACAGTTTCGGTGTTAATGAAGTCATCAATGGCAATGTGCGAAAAAGGATGCGCTTGCTGATAAGCCTTTGCCTGTTCGTCGGCGATTTGTTGAAGCTTGTTGTAATCAAGTAAAGGTGTAATACCGGCCATCACAGGGTCGCTCATTTTTTCTTAGGTTGATGTTGCCAATAGCAAAATTGCAAAACATTCTCTTGTAGGGGGAATTGTCTGGTATTGATGATCAATTTTGCTCCGCCTGAATCTAAATCAATATGAAGTACCAGTGTTGGTGTGGCTGCTGCATCGTTTTTATTTGAGCTTTGATAAGGTTTGCTATTTTTTAGCGAGAGAAAGCTATATCGACAATGAGTGTCGGGTAGAAGGTTGTCGAGCAGCGTAATGTTCTCCAAGAGCCTAATCATGATGCCGCTC
Protein-coding sequences here:
- a CDS encoding acyltransferase family protein produces the protein MSINSPSVEASQRKFRQDINALRAWAVISVVLYHFGALGFSGGFLGVDIFFVISGFLMTGIIVSGLETQKFSIFTFYFARVKRIIPALIVLCLVLLFLGWFLLAPDDYATLAKHVKDSLLFVSNETYRKESGYFDSLSHEKWLLHTWSLSVEWQFYLLLPLVLSGAWLVKKSRRWLLLVVVILLLYSLIVCINKTYSAPTKAFYLIKYRYWEMLAGGVAFFLSDYIRRVPIIYRNALYLLSLVCISVPVFFITKDSAWPGYLALIPVLGAAGFILSERNNSSFINNAIVVWAGERSYSIYLWHWPVVVLLDYFQLLSNNLYVFVGVLTSFFLAELSYKFVEMPFRAKAKLNIWRLPILIVAAGLLVCTLAAIVIHYGGVPKRVDQQVVKIAAEKNNIDRGNLNCIFGDDKAKGPSFCEYGQGEVKAVVLGDSHAAAIAGGVHAALPNATGKVLLLSRAACPFIRGATAKIDQNCDVFWAGALEKLKAVSPNVPVVLIERSSLYAMGANEGVVGTGKVKPPIFFDKPFDYPAPEFLEQFRQHSLDTLCEVAKNRKLYWLKPIPELKINVPQAMARTKMRGIEKRVGITRTEYAARHDFILSVMKQAQQECGVVVLDPLPYLCDEQACYGDKDGFPVYFDDDHLSRFGNRLLVPLFQEIF
- a CDS encoding ATP-binding cassette domain-containing protein, yielding MDKVALSVEGVSFSYNARSILRRKEKLILDNVSFQIMRGEVLGVIGKNGSGKSTLMQVVAGVVNADTGKIVSNAQKIQLLSLQVGFIQELTGRENAILSSLLLGMHRKDIEKNMDQVVAFAELDEFIDKPLNTYSSGMRARLGFSVACQADPDILLIDEAFSVGDASFRKKSRAIIRPYAD
- a CDS encoding sulfotransferase codes for the protein MSGSGLQVAYGSDNTPFFILGCVRSGTTLLRDILRAHPRLESPEETHFFRWADPYASPRYERNYVGVKLFKNHRDLDGVSDFNFESSRQMAKNRKDISDFYGKHFLQAKNNIDGRWFDKTPQNIYGILLLGYMYPTAKFLHIYRNPLNVVSSLKEGRVMAKHDLKGGINYWTESMIMINEYKKMPGAASRFLEIKYEELVANPKPEVSKIFQFVNEDPDLMDYSKISTHKEKDKYKKNLSDTEVHYVKQLCEPFFSQYGYK
- a CDS encoding glycosyltransferase gives rise to the protein MIDIIIPVYDGFDETKRCIQSVLDNKNSTSFNVLVIEDCSPNTEIKSYLQGLSATGLIELHVNTINKGFVGTVNLGMSLHVDRDVILLNSDTEVANDWLDRMADHAAKNPTVATITPFSNNAEICSFPRYCQPNALFSGKSVAEVDAVFSELPASLVDVPTGVGFCMYIRREALNDVGMFDEKAFGRGYGEENDFCRRAAALGWRNVTCTNVFVFHDGGVSFSSEKAERVQNAMTILDKKYPDYHRLVHEHLKKDPERPFRVMAQLKLLRQSGKPKYLFIAHGLGGGVIKHLQELADHVAEGVECLVLKPVEGAVVELSCHSGDYCWQLFFNLNDEYEHLLSTLQSLSVERIHLHHVMGVADDILELINDLAVPFDVTLHDYYFASANPTLTDCHGVFAEEAESRDQLCAESYPLPHQMCINEWREKFSQLLSRASRIISPSQRCKDVYLEYFPELSIDVVFHPEWEQSQPYPHPAMPVIAANDQLKVLVIGAMSREKGADVLERTATYRDALDRLQYHLVGYAYKPLAPEVVQHGAYDDKTLDQLIEGLKPHVIWFPAQWHETYCYTLSAALRSGLPILSTDLGSFPERLEGRPLSFIKPWRTTPIEWNDTLLQIRELLIANQNNIEATCEWCQPAIEESNFLYSRDYIVPVEKDAAVAVAGALPSLKQLSHWCYQPQSPNRALNLDTREKMLLALIHLREKTGVRHALRFVPFAWQRKVKRWFSHRPIHDVVNEQVPR
- a CDS encoding 2OG-Fe(II) oxygenase, coding for MSDPVMAGITPLLDYNKLQQIADEQAKAYQQAHPFSHIAIDDFINTETVAQFLKHFPELREKPTQAMLESGKFPQPNKLWLSNQAGVHSIIRHLYWELNSAPFIAFLEQLTGITSLIPDPHFAGGGVHETLRDGLLMIHADFNKHPHFDLDRRLNILIYLNEDWQDDWGGHLELWERDMSRCVKKISPIAGRCVIFSTQRDSFHGHPHPLTCPPGQSRKSIAQYYYTMGRPENEDSSPHKTLWQDISEAPAR